In Leclercia sp. LSNIH1, the genomic stretch GCTCAGCGACGGCGAGCTGGGAAACGTCTCGTTGCCGAAGATCGCGTGCGCCCTGCAAGGCGTGATCGAAGTGCTCGATAACCAGGGCTATGAGGTGATCCTGCTGATGAGCACCGCGCCCATCACTGGCCTCGTCGCCCGCAATGCAATTTTGCTTGAGCCGACGCGGATCATCCCGCCGCTGGTCGGATCGATTGTCGATGGCCATCAGGTGGGGGTGATCGTGCCGATCCCTGAGCTGATGGAGAACCAGTCCCGCAAATGGCAGTGCCTGGTTAAGGCGCCGCTGCTTGCTGTAGCCAATCCTTTCTGGGACAGCGAAGAGAAACTGATCGACGCCGGGCGCGATCTGCTGGCCCGCGGCGCAGATGTCCTGATGCTCGATTGTCTTGGTTTTCATCAACATCACCGTGATTTACTGCAAAAACACCTGGACGTGCCGGTGCTGTTATCAAACGTGCTGGTGGCCCGGCTGGCCTCGGAATTGCTGGTCTGATGATTTTGCGTGACAGGTACGGAGTGTCACCCCTATATTGGGTTGACAACCAACGACAATAAGGACCAGTCCATGCTTCAGACTAATGAATACTTTTCCGGTAAAGTGAAGTCCATCGGTTTTACCAGCAGCATTACTGGCCGCGCCAGTGTTGGCGTAATGGAAGAGGGGGAGTACGCCTTCGGTACCGCGCAGCCAGAAGAGATGACCGTGGTGAGCGGCTCGCTCAAAGTGTTACTGCCGGGGGAAACGGAGTGGAAAGTCTATAACCCGGGCGATGTTTTCAACGTGCCAGGCCACAGCGAATTCCATCTGCAGGTTGCGGAACCTGCCTCTTATCTGTGTCGTTATCTGTAAAAAAAAGAGCCGGGTTAACCCGGCTCCGATCTCTGGTATGAAGCATTAACGCTGTGCTTCGCCGCCCAATCCTTCTACTACGCTCTTAATCAACGCCGCCAGTTCACCCGTCATCAGAATGAAGTCAGCATCAAAACGCTGGGCATAGTCGTCCCGGTC encodes the following:
- the ppnP gene encoding pyrimidine/purine nucleoside phosphorylase, with the translated sequence MLQTNEYFSGKVKSIGFTSSITGRASVGVMEEGEYAFGTAQPEEMTVVSGSLKVLLPGETEWKVYNPGDVFNVPGHSEFHLQVAEPASYLCRYL
- a CDS encoding AroM family protein yields the protein MKATLAILTIGVVPVSEVLPLLTEHISAQQITHHSLLGTLSREEVMEDYAPEPGEAQLPTLLSDGELGNVSLPKIACALQGVIEVLDNQGYEVILLMSTAPITGLVARNAILLEPTRIIPPLVGSIVDGHQVGVIVPIPELMENQSRKWQCLVKAPLLAVANPFWDSEEKLIDAGRDLLARGADVLMLDCLGFHQHHRDLLQKHLDVPVLLSNVLVARLASELLV